A single region of the Rathayibacter rathayi genome encodes:
- the dapA gene encoding 4-hydroxy-tetrahydrodipicolinate synthase, with amino-acid sequence MSTPENPFGQVLVALVTPFTADGEVDWPGVEKHIDDCIAAGADGIVVTGTTGETSTLTDPEKLRLVEVGRSVADGRAKIITGGGSNETAHAMQLARQSEKAGADGNMIVTPYYNKPTQAGVLTHFRMIADAADLPVILYDIPGRTGVPIRYETILRAAKHPNILAVKDAKGDLSEVSRVLNQTDLMYFCGDDANVLPELAIGASGLIGVTANIAAAPYRTIVDAVNAGDLHTATRAHQQLEPLVRALMTHVPGTVAAKYILHGLGRISSPRVRLPLVGPEESEAALIEDELGLVRDIPGVDFCNFRPDRNAAAGGALPRVAGTTR; translated from the coding sequence GTGTCAACTCCGGAGAATCCCTTCGGCCAGGTCCTGGTCGCCCTGGTCACCCCGTTCACCGCCGACGGCGAGGTCGACTGGCCCGGCGTCGAGAAGCACATCGACGACTGCATCGCGGCGGGTGCCGACGGCATCGTGGTGACCGGCACCACGGGCGAGACCAGCACCCTCACCGACCCGGAGAAGCTCCGCCTGGTCGAGGTCGGTCGCTCGGTCGCTGACGGCCGCGCAAAGATCATCACCGGCGGCGGCTCAAACGAGACCGCCCACGCCATGCAGCTCGCCCGTCAGAGCGAGAAGGCGGGCGCCGATGGCAACATGATCGTCACTCCGTACTACAACAAGCCGACGCAGGCCGGTGTGCTCACCCACTTCCGGATGATCGCCGATGCGGCCGACCTGCCGGTCATCCTCTACGACATCCCGGGCCGCACTGGCGTCCCCATCCGCTACGAGACGATCCTGCGCGCGGCGAAGCATCCGAACATCCTCGCCGTGAAGGACGCGAAGGGGGATCTCTCCGAGGTCAGCCGCGTGCTTAATCAGACCGACCTGATGTACTTCTGCGGCGACGACGCGAACGTGCTTCCCGAGCTCGCCATCGGCGCCTCGGGGCTGATCGGCGTCACTGCGAACATTGCCGCGGCGCCGTACCGCACCATCGTCGACGCGGTGAACGCCGGCGACCTGCATACCGCGACGCGCGCGCATCAGCAGCTCGAGCCGCTCGTGCGCGCCCTGATGACGCACGTCCCCGGCACGGTTGCCGCGAAGTACATCCTGCACGGCCTCGGCCGCATCTCATCGCCGCGCGTGCGGCTGCCGCTGGTCGGTCCTGAGGAGTCGGAGGCGGCCCTCATCGAGGACGAGCTCGGGCTGGTCCGCGACATTCCGGGCGTCGATTTCTGCAACTTCCGGCCCGATCGCAACGCGGCAGCCGGCGGTGCCCTCCCGAGGGTTGCCGGCACCACC